Proteins co-encoded in one Osmerus mordax isolate fOsmMor3 chromosome 11, fOsmMor3.pri, whole genome shotgun sequence genomic window:
- the LOC136951332 gene encoding LOW QUALITY PROTEIN: protein FAM131A-like (The sequence of the model RefSeq protein was modified relative to this genomic sequence to represent the inferred CDS: inserted 1 base in 1 codon; deleted 1 base in 1 codon) has translation MLPKSRRALTIQEIAALARSSLHGISQVVKEHVTRPTGMAQGRVAHLIEWKGWCKPTDTPAAPESDLNNYSDLTEGEQEARFAAGVAEQFAIAEAKLRAWSSVDGDDSNDDSYDEDFLPANEPTTQSTDVPPYPPFLKDLIHSQVCQHLGLRGPCCEGGGEGVVSGDPSPTAGSPNTLCSSLCSLDEHHPLLRDLGHRGNRHQAHHGHHGNNVAELAAKILAALQGGEELLLSRLQRAGPGXGGGDCGFHSVGGGEGRDRPCGGQDSPCYSVSYSDTYLSPGEDDDTPCKDYEGTVCPGEEEFPPGYATRRKVSDVASSGVASLDEDEEEREGEEEREEREEREREQGN, from the exons ATGTTACCAAAATCGAGAAGAGCACTTACCATTCAAGAGATTGCGGCATTAGCCAGATCGTCTTTACATG GCATCTCCCAGGTGGTCAAGGAGCATGTGACCAGACCCACAGGCATGGCGCAGGGCCGGGTGGCTCATCTGATAGAGTGGAAGGGCTGGTGTAAACCCACCGACACCCCCGCCGCCCCAGAGTCAGACTTGAACAACTACTCTGACCTCACCGAGGGAGAACAGGAGGCCCGCTTCGCAGCAG gtgtggcaGAGCAGTTTGCCATCGCTGAAGCCAAGTTGAGGGCCTGGTCCTCAGTTGACGGAGACGACTCCAATGATGACTCATACGACGAAGACTTCCTGCCTGCTAACGAGCCCACAACACAAAGCACAG atgtGCCCCCGTATCCCCCCTTCCTGAAGGACTTGATCCACAgccaggtgtgccagcaccTAGGTCTGCGAGGGCCATGCTGTGAGGGTGGCGGTGAGGGCGTGGTCAGTGGCGACCCCTCCCCCACCGCTGGCTCCCCCAACACCCTGTGCTCCAGCCTCTGCAGCCTGGACGAACACCACCCCCTGCTGCGCGACCTCGGTCACCGCGGCAACCGTCACCAG GCCCACCACGGTCACCACGGGAACAACGTGGCCGAACTGGCGGCCAAGATCCTGGCGGcgctgcagggaggggaggagcttctGCTGTCCCGCCTCCAGAGGGCGGGGccgg cagggggcggggacTGTGGGTTCCACAGCGTAGGGGGCGGGGAAGGGAGGGACCGGCCCTGCGGGGGGCAGGACTCGCCGTGTTACTCCGTGTCGTACTCCGACACCTACCTGTCGCCGGGCGAGGACGACGACACCCCCTGCAAGGACTACGAAGGCACCGTGTGCCCGGGCGAAGAAGAGTTCCCCCCCGGCTACGCCACCCGCAGGAAGGTCTCTGACGTGGCCTCCTCCGGAGTGGCCTCcctggacgaggacgaggaggagagggagggagaggaggagagggaggagagggaggagagggagagagagcagggcaaCTGa
- the LOC136952257 gene encoding heat shock protein beta-7-like → MASVTSSSSSRSSSSSYRSSSRYSSCSSFRSEESAGGQTLAPLGPLLEPPLGPLLEPPLGPFLDPAAPHSIFGEEDTVGTLCRAPFSRHRRESHGYQGPAGGAVSGRPASMGAVRSLGDSYSMSADVSQFEPHDVVVMAYNHHIVIHAEKVLEDGSISNTFTHKSLLPEDMDPLSVSGTLTPEGMLVVSVRRTTPMEGPDPPAPTYYSEAHL, encoded by the exons ATGGCATCTGTGACCAGCTCTTCCTCcagccgctcctcctcctcctcctaccgcTCCTCGTCTCGCTACAGCAGCTGCAGCTCCTTCAGGTCGGAGGAGTCCGCTGGGGGGCAAACGCTCGCACCCCTAGGGCCCCTGCTGGAGCCCCCCTTGGGGCCCCTGCTGGAGCCCCCCTTGGGGCCCTTCCTGGACCCCGCAGCGCCCCACAGCATTTTCGGAGAGGAGGACACCGTGGGGACTCTGTGTCGGGCCCCCTTCAGCCGACACCGCAGGGAGTCTCACGGTTACCAGG ggcctgcagggggcgctgtgTCGGGCCGGCCGGCCAGCATGGGAGCGGTCAGGTCACTGGGGGACAGCTATTCCATGTCAGCCGACGTCAGCCAGTTTGAACCCCACGACGTCGTTGTGATGGCCTACAACCACCACATAGTCATCCATGCAGAGAAG gTGCTGGAGGACGGGAGCATTAGCAACACGTTTACCCACAAGTCCCTGCTCCCGGAGGATATGGACCCGCTTTCGGTCAGCGGCACGTTGACCCCCGAGGGCATGCTGGTGGTCAGCGTCCGGAGGACCACACCCATGGAGGGGCctgacccccccgcccccacctacTACTCGGAGGCCCACCTTTAG